A section of the Candidatus Eisenbacteria bacterium genome encodes:
- a CDS encoding polysaccharide export protein — translation MNRRYLAAALGFVLLVACFGACGSRPGFEEDFTRLPEPKGLERELTDEEIERLSEEDAARRREMLREEMRLYIESEEEVELRPEPIEYRLVARDQFSVRFVNQPSMNGEFTVRPDGMVSFDLLGDLPVAGLTLRELARTLEELYAVYLRDPMINIVVRSFENQLFFVLGEVNRPGQYPLLPPLTLSQAIAHAGSWTDNARMENVMVIRMREDRSAFAFKVNLKEALKRAPEADPFLTHMDIVYVPAGRVASARNFTTRFFGIILPPIDAAWRTAILTGYR, via the coding sequence CGCCGCGGCCCTCGGGTTCGTTCTCCTCGTCGCATGTTTCGGCGCGTGCGGGTCCAGGCCCGGTTTCGAGGAGGACTTCACGCGCCTTCCCGAACCGAAGGGCCTCGAGAGGGAGCTGACCGACGAGGAAATCGAGCGACTCAGTGAGGAGGACGCGGCCCGCCGCCGCGAGATGCTTCGCGAGGAGATGCGCCTCTACATCGAGTCGGAGGAGGAGGTCGAGCTTCGTCCGGAGCCGATCGAGTACCGGCTCGTCGCGCGGGATCAGTTCTCGGTTCGTTTCGTGAACCAGCCGAGCATGAACGGGGAGTTCACCGTGCGCCCGGACGGGATGGTCTCGTTCGACCTCCTCGGAGATCTCCCCGTGGCGGGGCTCACCCTGCGCGAATTGGCGCGAACTCTGGAGGAGTTGTACGCCGTCTATCTTCGGGATCCGATGATCAACATCGTGGTTCGCTCATTCGAAAACCAGCTCTTCTTCGTTCTCGGAGAGGTGAACCGCCCGGGACAGTACCCGCTCCTCCCGCCTCTCACGCTGAGCCAGGCGATCGCGCACGCGGGAAGCTGGACCGACAACGCGCGCATGGAGAACGTGATGGTGATCCGGATGCGCGAGGATCGGAGCGCCTTCGCGTTCAAGGTGAACTTGAAGGAGGCGCTCAAGCGCGCGCCGGAGGCCGATCCGTTCTTGACGCATATGGACATCGTGTACGTTCCGGCGGGGCGCGTGGCCTCCGCGCGGAACTTCACGACGCGGTTCTTCGGCATCATCCTGCCGCCGATCGACGCAGCATGGAGGACCGCGATCTTGACGGGCTATCGCTAG